CACCGAAAGTAGCTTCCCTCTATCATTTTAGTTTATCAAAAAGCTTCTCTGCAACCTGCATTTCAAGTGGAAATATTCAACATGAAGTAGTCTCACTCTAACTTATAACGCATTTTATTGTGTTAGGCATTCCTTTTTTCAATGTTAGACGATTAACTAATTATTATAACAGGTGAAGAAAAGAAAACTAAGGGGAAATTTACTCACGCATTGATCAACGCATTTCCAATAGTCAAAGTATTGACCAGTGCAGTGCTTGTGCCCGGTTTCATCATCTTGGATCCTCTTGACACACTCCTGTATATCATGAAAGTAATTAAAACTGTATTTTTAGACAAAATTGGAAATGAGTGAAGGGAAAAATATTCAAAAACTGCATATCTCTGAAGAAAATTGCTTTCAAATTACAAGA
Above is a genomic segment from Elaeis guineensis isolate ETL-2024a chromosome 1, EG11, whole genome shotgun sequence containing:
- the LOC105038450 gene encoding cytochrome b-c1 complex subunit 6-1, mitochondrial, giving the protein MADEELVDPKKYLEERCQPRCVKALYEYRECVKRIQDDETGHKHCTGQYFDYWKCVDQCVAEKLFDKLK